The Agelaius phoeniceus isolate bAgePho1 chromosome 4, bAgePho1.hap1, whole genome shotgun sequence genome includes a region encoding these proteins:
- the FGFBP1 gene encoding fibroblast growth factor-binding protein 1 produces MRIRSFGLLCVLMLVSQMLLANCERQKERKKGRQGIEHGGKKQKEFKQGNEKGQKSKGGKSSPKGKFETKENAECTWSVMDSNAVTVHVQCKQGDSEFWCEFSGDPSSCAQYAANQKSYWKQVSRSLKKQKQICQDPKSVLKSKLCRRGPQSAHLRLTHSSLLTAEGPAKENTMPHTKEVVQTPADASVTEKRLEQSPQDCVEDVDYIDQKKVAEEYCPEGLLSFCNFFITMVQDKRC; encoded by the coding sequence ATGAGGATCAGAAGCTTTGGACTCCTTTGTGTGTTGATGCTGGTCTCCCAGATGCTCCTAGCCAACTGTGAGAgacagaaggagagaaaaaagggaagacaAGGCATAGAGCATGgtgggaaaaaacaaaaggaatttAAACAAGGAAACGAAAAGGGGCAGAAGtcaaaaggaggaaaatcatCTCCTAAAGGCAAGTTTGAAACCAAGGAAAATGCTGAGTGCACCTGGTCAGTGATGGACTCAAATGCTGTTACTGTGCACGTGCAGTGCAAGCAGGGGGACAGTGAGTTCTGGTGTGAGTTCTCTGGAGACCCTTCCAGCTGTGCACAGTATGCAGCAAACCAGAAATCCTACTGGAAACAAGTCTCCAGATCTCTAAAGAAGCAGAAGCAGATTTGTCAAGACCCCAAAAGTGTATTAAAATCTAAATTATGCAGGAGAGGCCCACAAAGTGCTCACCTCAGGTTGACTCACTCAAGCCTACTAACAGCAGAGGGTCCTGCCAAAGAGAACACAATGCCTCACACAAAAGAAGTTGTTCAGACTCCAGCAGATGCCTCTGTGACTGAAAAAAGGCTAGAACAAAGTCCTCAAGACTGTGTGGAAGATGTAGATTACATTGACCAGAAAAAGGTGGCTGAGGAATACTGTCCAGAAGGTTTGCTTTCCTTCTGCAACTTTTTTATCACAATGGTCCAAGACAAACGATGCTGA